One Tunturibacter gelidoferens genomic region harbors:
- a CDS encoding DsbA family protein, translating into MLIAVKPFRTLIFAFALAALGCHAQTPTPTTSDTSGKLSPELVRRVEVLIRSRASVPAGYVIQVGPRTRSEVPGFDKISVSFLADGKSSKPSDFLISTDGNTLAQFSKFDISKDPKLLVSGDGRPSRGGPANAPVLIVGFDDLECPYCAKMHEQLFPALTERYKNQIHIVYRDFPLDQHPWAMRAAIDTNCVGAQSPVGYWNLVDYIHAHAGDLGGTEKSLAKANENLDTLARDEGKKQNLNADALNACLAKQDDTAIKASIKLGESLGVDSTPALFINGEKVEGAQPLEDVYRMIDSALIASGQTPPPPPTPIQAQPQTPPATKPGN; encoded by the coding sequence GTGCTGATTGCTGTGAAGCCGTTCCGAACCCTGATCTTTGCCTTTGCGCTGGCTGCCCTTGGTTGCCACGCCCAGACTCCGACTCCGACGACGAGCGACACTTCGGGGAAGCTCTCTCCCGAACTCGTGCGACGGGTGGAGGTGCTGATTCGTTCGCGGGCGTCGGTTCCAGCCGGGTATGTGATTCAGGTTGGACCGCGCACCAGGAGCGAGGTGCCGGGCTTTGACAAAATCAGCGTGTCATTTCTGGCCGACGGCAAGTCGAGCAAACCGTCGGATTTTCTGATCTCGACCGACGGCAACACCCTGGCACAGTTCAGCAAATTCGATATCAGCAAGGATCCGAAGCTGCTGGTGAGTGGCGATGGAAGGCCGTCGCGAGGTGGTCCGGCGAATGCGCCGGTGCTGATCGTCGGGTTCGACGACCTGGAGTGCCCATACTGCGCGAAGATGCATGAACAGCTGTTTCCTGCGCTGACAGAGCGTTACAAGAACCAGATTCATATCGTCTATCGTGACTTTCCGCTGGATCAGCATCCGTGGGCGATGCGCGCGGCGATCGACACGAACTGCGTGGGTGCCCAGAGCCCGGTGGGCTACTGGAATCTGGTGGATTACATCCACGCGCACGCGGGAGACCTTGGCGGTACGGAGAAGAGTCTCGCAAAGGCCAACGAGAACCTCGATACGCTGGCGCGCGATGAGGGGAAGAAACAGAACTTGAACGCGGACGCCCTGAACGCGTGCCTCGCGAAGCAGGATGACACGGCGATCAAAGCGTCGATCAAGTTGGGCGAGAGCCTGGGCGTGGATTCGACCCCGGCGCTATTCATTAATGGAGAAAAGGTGGAGGGAGCGCAGCCGTTGGAGGATGTGTATCGTATGATCGATAGCGCGCTGATTGCCTCCGGGCAGACGCCGCCACCGCCACCGACACCAATTCAGGCTCAGCCTCAAACCCCGCCGGCGACCAAACCCGGCAACTAG
- a CDS encoding LPS-assembly protein LptD → MVLAASHPHLLGQQVTSQATPLAEEQQSSSSLPDAPGATQYPVAEVLPATDDTTDVKTEEDTLLRNGSVVTLDGDVKVTYRDRVVEADHIEFDQDTGDLTATGHLHVSGGANHEDLTARHGTMNLKQQTATFYDVVGSVGMKSAGHTLTYSSSNPFLFTGRMVVRTGPQSYEIYEGTLTTCQLPHPDWMLYAGKFAVDSEKAKAQNSTFRLMNIPVLFLPYVTHPVDSEQRQTGFMIPVPGYSSTKGFTLGEEFYWAINRSTDLTVGAQYYSLRGWEQSATFRYRGLGNDFAKARYTGLIDRGIYTNGVYLNQGGEDVTVSGRHDFSSQTRVAGDVEYLSSYAYREAFAENFSVAVSSDILSIVYGVHEWDGYAASARVDRYQGLKQAGVAATPTAPAIPEEEVKIFHAPSLDFGSTEHEIGRTGLLWSVDASHAGLSRVEPGFSTGGLTQRFDVHPELSYRLGLDGWRVLSSVAVRETAYSRSRQVPYAEIGVPVELPNPLNRSDLEVEAALRAPVVERTFDSPRVEKLFYGNDVKHTIEPELTYRYVTGVNNFLSVLRFDDVDIVSDTNELEYGATQRLFLRPVKDRPCKERPVSTAQTQYWDDDSGMVQTRGASVDAKDKLPSCGSHPLISWRLTQKYFFNENFGGAVINGRRNIFDTTLNFSGIAFLTEPRAISPLISRLRVRTSSHMDVEWDFDLDTGAKKFTSNNVFVDVHQNNVFAGLSYARLNAPGRFYTEGVSSPVSNFDQLRLLLGYGSPTKPGLGLAGNVGLDLNANNTGLVQYGAVQGSYNWDCCGFSVEVRKYELGSVRNETTERFNFTLLNIGTAGNLRRAASLF, encoded by the coding sequence ATGGTGCTCGCGGCAAGTCATCCACATCTGCTGGGACAGCAGGTGACGAGTCAGGCAACCCCCCTGGCTGAAGAGCAGCAGTCGTCTTCGAGCCTGCCGGACGCGCCGGGAGCGACGCAATATCCGGTGGCGGAGGTGCTACCCGCGACCGACGACACGACAGACGTGAAGACAGAGGAGGACACTCTGCTGAGGAACGGAAGCGTCGTCACCTTGGATGGCGATGTCAAGGTTACCTACCGCGACCGAGTCGTAGAAGCGGACCACATCGAATTCGATCAGGACACCGGGGATTTGACGGCGACAGGGCATCTGCATGTGAGCGGGGGCGCGAACCACGAGGACCTAACCGCCAGACACGGCACGATGAATCTGAAGCAGCAGACGGCGACTTTTTACGACGTAGTCGGCTCCGTGGGGATGAAGAGCGCAGGGCACACGCTGACGTATTCGAGCAGTAATCCATTTTTGTTTACGGGGCGGATGGTGGTCCGGACGGGGCCGCAGTCGTACGAGATCTACGAGGGCACGTTGACGACTTGTCAGTTGCCGCACCCGGACTGGATGCTCTACGCGGGAAAGTTTGCCGTGGACAGCGAGAAGGCGAAGGCGCAGAACAGCACCTTTCGATTGATGAATATTCCCGTGCTGTTCTTGCCGTATGTCACGCATCCGGTCGATTCGGAGCAGAGGCAGACAGGCTTCATGATCCCGGTGCCGGGGTACTCGTCGACGAAGGGATTTACGCTGGGCGAGGAGTTCTACTGGGCGATCAATCGCAGCACCGATCTGACGGTGGGCGCGCAGTATTACTCGCTGCGTGGGTGGGAGCAGTCGGCGACGTTTCGATATCGTGGGCTGGGCAATGACTTTGCGAAGGCGAGATATACAGGGCTGATCGACCGTGGAATCTATACCAACGGCGTGTACTTGAACCAGGGCGGAGAAGACGTGACGGTTTCAGGCCGGCATGACTTCAGTTCGCAGACGAGAGTGGCGGGGGATGTTGAGTATCTGAGTTCCTATGCGTATCGCGAGGCATTTGCGGAGAACTTCAGCGTGGCGGTGTCGAGCGACATCCTTTCGATCGTGTATGGCGTGCATGAGTGGGACGGCTATGCCGCTTCGGCGCGTGTGGATCGCTACCAGGGGTTGAAACAGGCGGGTGTGGCTGCGACCCCGACCGCTCCCGCGATTCCGGAAGAAGAGGTGAAGATCTTTCATGCGCCGTCGCTGGACTTCGGCAGTACCGAGCATGAGATCGGCAGGACCGGATTGCTGTGGAGCGTGGATGCCTCGCATGCTGGACTGTCGCGCGTGGAGCCGGGCTTTTCTACTGGCGGTTTAACGCAGCGCTTCGATGTGCATCCGGAGCTCTCGTATCGACTGGGGCTTGATGGGTGGCGAGTATTGTCGTCGGTTGCGGTGCGCGAGACGGCATACAGCAGAAGCAGGCAGGTTCCCTACGCAGAGATAGGAGTGCCGGTCGAGCTTCCGAATCCGTTGAATCGGTCGGATCTAGAAGTCGAGGCTGCTCTGCGGGCTCCTGTGGTGGAGCGGACCTTCGATTCACCACGCGTGGAGAAGCTGTTCTACGGCAACGATGTGAAGCACACGATCGAACCGGAGCTGACCTACCGGTATGTGACCGGAGTGAATAACTTTTTGAGTGTGCTGCGCTTCGACGATGTCGATATTGTGAGCGATACGAATGAACTGGAGTATGGAGCGACGCAACGGTTGTTCTTGCGGCCGGTGAAGGATCGGCCCTGCAAGGAGAGGCCGGTGAGCACGGCGCAGACCCAGTACTGGGATGACGATAGCGGCATGGTTCAGACCAGGGGGGCAAGTGTTGACGCAAAGGATAAGCTGCCCAGCTGCGGCAGTCATCCGCTGATCAGCTGGCGGCTGACGCAGAAGTATTTCTTCAACGAGAACTTTGGCGGAGCCGTAATCAATGGCCGGCGAAATATCTTCGACACGACGCTGAACTTCTCCGGGATTGCGTTTCTGACCGAGCCGCGGGCGATCTCGCCGCTGATCTCGCGTCTACGTGTGCGGACCTCGTCGCATATGGATGTGGAGTGGGACTTCGACCTCGATACCGGAGCGAAGAAGTTTACGTCTAACAATGTGTTCGTGGACGTGCATCAAAACAACGTCTTTGCCGGATTGAGCTATGCGCGGCTGAACGCTCCGGGGCGTTTCTACACAGAGGGCGTGAGTTCTCCCGTCTCGAACTTCGACCAGTTGCGGCTGCTGCTGGGGTACGGGTCGCCGACCAAGCCTGGGCTGGGTCTTGCGGGGAATGTTGGACTGGATCTGAACGCGAACAATACCGGCCTGGTACAGTACGGGGCGGTGCAGGGGTCGTATAACTGGGACTGCTGCGGATTCAGCGTAGAGGTTCGGAAGTACGAGCTGGGCTCGGTACGAAATGAGACCACCGAGAGATTCAACTTTACGTTGTTGAACATCGGGACTGCGGGCAATCTGAGGCGGGCGGCGAGTCTGTTCTGA
- a CDS encoding RDD family protein: MSSAQRDLLPLDEAPSETGAAAPFALKEQVAQRLAAHRARRNQQSGSAVTAIAQPGPEKSRSSRIAATVAERYANSPSYRTFLAEQAEAAIREAEAAAEIAALSAKAVADAQYQLLADLDQWTLTPPTPAPVPAPKLATAEPSNAEALPHTSPTGSQTTAPALTVRPYEDATRRPLQEQAVTPSRPLIYEAYEASNEAETLALDEEIAFRQAPVFEESGPPIEIPANLIEFPRQLVAARKARPRLAEGPLREDADQVPHNVPAAQLRIFEVEAAQISTSPVVESIAPEWSSILLAAHPVAAPVESAEAPFQLEHRPEAAPLNLRLMAAIVDGCIITASFLCFVAAFAVTVGKLSTNPVSFAPHIVPMSLQTAAIGTAGTLAALALIYQLLFFTFSEATPGMRYARIGLCTLADDNPTRSAMRRRIFASVLAACPLGIGFLWAWMDEDGLGWHDRISRMYQRSY; this comes from the coding sequence ATGAGCTCTGCACAGCGTGACCTGCTACCACTGGACGAAGCCCCGAGCGAAACGGGAGCAGCTGCGCCCTTTGCGCTTAAGGAACAAGTAGCCCAGCGCCTGGCCGCCCATCGTGCCCGCCGCAACCAGCAATCGGGCTCCGCGGTCACTGCCATCGCGCAACCCGGCCCCGAAAAGTCCCGTTCCTCCCGCATCGCCGCCACGGTCGCCGAGCGCTACGCCAACTCCCCCAGCTACCGCACCTTCCTCGCCGAGCAGGCCGAAGCCGCCATCCGCGAGGCCGAAGCCGCAGCCGAGATCGCCGCCCTCAGCGCCAAGGCCGTAGCCGATGCTCAATACCAACTCCTGGCCGATCTCGATCAATGGACCCTGACGCCGCCAACGCCTGCGCCAGTCCCGGCGCCAAAACTCGCCACTGCGGAACCCTCTAACGCCGAAGCGCTCCCACACACCTCTCCAACCGGCTCTCAGACGACAGCCCCTGCTCTCACTGTAAGACCCTACGAAGACGCAACCCGCCGCCCCCTGCAGGAACAAGCCGTTACCCCCAGCCGCCCGCTGATCTACGAGGCCTATGAAGCGTCGAACGAAGCTGAAACCCTGGCGCTTGACGAGGAGATCGCCTTCCGCCAGGCTCCTGTCTTCGAAGAGTCCGGCCCTCCCATCGAGATTCCGGCTAACCTTATCGAGTTTCCTCGTCAGCTGGTAGCCGCTCGTAAAGCCCGCCCGCGACTGGCGGAAGGTCCGCTCCGCGAAGATGCCGATCAGGTCCCCCACAATGTGCCGGCAGCGCAGCTCCGCATCTTCGAAGTTGAAGCGGCCCAGATCTCCACCTCCCCGGTCGTAGAATCCATCGCGCCCGAGTGGTCCTCCATCCTGCTCGCGGCCCACCCGGTCGCGGCCCCGGTGGAATCGGCTGAGGCGCCCTTCCAGCTCGAGCACCGACCCGAAGCCGCGCCTCTCAACCTGCGCCTCATGGCCGCTATCGTCGATGGCTGCATCATTACAGCCTCGTTCCTGTGCTTCGTCGCGGCCTTCGCCGTCACGGTTGGCAAGCTCTCAACCAATCCCGTGAGCTTCGCCCCTCATATTGTTCCGATGAGCCTGCAGACCGCCGCCATCGGTACAGCCGGGACTCTGGCCGCCCTTGCCTTGATCTACCAGCTTCTGTTCTTCACCTTCAGCGAAGCCACCCCTGGTATGCGCTATGCCCGCATCGGCCTCTGCACTCTTGCCGACGACAACCCAACCCGCTCGGCCATGCGCCGCCGCATCTTCGCGTCTGTCCTTGCGGCGTGTCCGCTGGGCATCGGCTTCCTCTGGGCATGGATGGATGAAGACGGCCTGGGCTGGCACGACCGTATCTCCCGCATGTATCAACGAAGCTATTAG